A single genomic interval of Bdellovibrionota bacterium harbors:
- a CDS encoding histidine triad nucleotide-binding protein — protein sequence MLKDDCLFCKIIKGQIPAAKIFENEKVFAFKDIHPQAEQHYLVIPKFHVESLAHLEDSNTSIVNDLFRAANQISETEGFKSKGYRSVINTGKNGGQTVFHLHLHVMSDEKMSAKFGSNT from the coding sequence ATGCTCAAAGACGATTGCCTGTTTTGTAAAATCATAAAAGGCCAAATTCCAGCAGCAAAAATTTTTGAAAATGAAAAGGTTTTTGCGTTCAAAGACATTCATCCACAGGCTGAGCAGCATTACTTGGTCATTCCAAAGTTTCATGTAGAGTCTCTCGCGCATCTTGAAGATTCGAATACGAGCATCGTAAATGATCTATTTCGGGCAGCAAATCAAATTTCAGAAACCGAAGGATTCAAGAGTAAGGGTTACCGCAGCGTTATCAACACAGGTAAAAACGGCGGTCAAACCGTATTCCATCTTCATCTCCATGTTATGAGCGATGAAAAGATGAGTGCAAAGTTTGGGAGCAACACATAA
- a CDS encoding tetratricopeptide repeat protein codes for MTDAMWNLKDKKGRIFGPFTTNKIMNLIERGFLDGQELITPKNAERWVEISKYPEFYDVIMEALKTEHRTIAEKDISAELTMSQYIDKVSTSDQEEQPQPEAPLKRGKVIIEGQREAPTRDKKVSSGQNKAEKIEKTEHTTSTGPQFKPPIIDLRESVSFLKKQYKINKIVNIVIGIVAIILIFIIFSSFENRVPLDEGKIHLLFPMQKKSPLSLSETQELLKQSLSEFQEDDFKGYYKTLQILVGLLESNPKNLDAISLLCLTYRELWPFAFQDSKDLQNLTKLVQIAQAENSLGVHGATCRAVQASITAENSAMNAVLQSLLSDYPTAAILYEMKAQVLSSEKQSSTAIAFVQKTQSLWPQWIKPFFLEAQMRADIQDYYNAAKIYKDILDKNPGHAKSQVELGILELTQFKNSKGLDRIQLGMDESKVPNDILVRGYTALTNFYISTQPEKALEYAQKAFMLDPRNSSLRSTIISLGGEAALATIKSEDSQLIVLGEGYLRNKNYLAAQAEFKTAFEINPKNAMAALKAGESLWNLNQTKDAIDWSLKALRADPKLMEAYVQLSDYYSQKYDFKAAADFLAKARSENKLNYQLMRAFAQLELRRKSAKTAEKYAGDALKLYDGDVESLNILSESLMMQNQYEKAYQYSAKAISLEANNARAQEVYAESLLGLRGIGAAQQYLAQLVNTYPDNLDYRTSLGLILIKDERYSEAIPVLKQVIDNNPSHMKAQMLLGEAYIRANDLNEALKTYFRAASLDPSGAEPIFQIGQVYLKNPATAAKAMKSFQKVIETNPRYPKAYYYAGQAALQLNLTKQATDYAEMEKKINPKIADPYILLADIYFSQEKYSQSANELRRAVQLRPDDSNLYIQLAKSHRLSGQLDTAASMLRVAASKESGNPDIYREQGAVFEKQGLSDQALSAYLRYLELKPNADDRAEVQSRIMTLGGGN; via the coding sequence ATGACTGATGCAATGTGGAATCTAAAAGATAAAAAGGGAAGAATCTTTGGTCCCTTCACCACCAATAAGATTATGAATCTTATTGAGAGAGGCTTTTTGGATGGGCAAGAATTAATTACTCCTAAGAATGCCGAACGTTGGGTTGAGATTTCAAAATATCCTGAGTTCTATGATGTCATCATGGAAGCACTAAAAACGGAACACAGAACGATAGCTGAAAAAGATATTTCAGCCGAGCTCACGATGTCTCAATACATAGATAAAGTTTCGACCTCAGACCAAGAAGAACAGCCTCAGCCGGAGGCGCCTCTCAAAAGAGGGAAGGTCATTATCGAAGGACAGCGAGAGGCTCCCACAAGAGACAAGAAAGTTAGCTCAGGACAAAACAAAGCCGAGAAGATAGAAAAGACCGAGCATACAACTTCAACAGGTCCACAGTTTAAACCGCCAATTATAGATTTAAGAGAATCAGTAAGTTTTTTGAAGAAACAATATAAAATCAATAAAATTGTAAACATTGTTATCGGAATCGTGGCGATCATTTTAATTTTTATTATCTTTAGTAGTTTTGAAAACCGTGTTCCTTTGGACGAGGGAAAAATTCATTTGCTATTTCCAATGCAAAAGAAATCACCTCTTTCTTTAAGTGAAACTCAAGAACTCTTAAAACAAAGTTTAAGTGAATTTCAAGAAGATGATTTTAAAGGATACTATAAAACTCTACAAATTTTAGTTGGTTTGCTTGAATCAAATCCTAAAAATTTAGATGCGATCTCTTTACTTTGTTTAACGTATAGAGAGCTTTGGCCCTTTGCTTTCCAGGATTCTAAAGACTTACAAAATCTCACTAAGTTAGTTCAGATAGCGCAGGCCGAAAATTCTCTGGGGGTTCATGGAGCAACCTGCAGAGCAGTGCAGGCAAGCATAACGGCAGAAAATTCAGCAATGAATGCAGTTTTACAATCTTTGTTGTCGGATTACCCGACGGCAGCGATTCTTTATGAAATGAAGGCACAGGTTCTTTCATCAGAAAAGCAATCTTCAACAGCGATAGCGTTTGTTCAAAAAACACAAAGTTTATGGCCTCAATGGATAAAGCCATTTTTTTTAGAAGCTCAAATGAGAGCAGATATTCAGGATTATTATAATGCTGCAAAAATTTATAAAGACATCTTGGATAAAAATCCTGGACATGCAAAATCTCAAGTGGAATTAGGAATTCTTGAGCTAACGCAATTTAAAAATTCAAAAGGTTTGGATCGTATTCAATTGGGAATGGATGAATCAAAAGTTCCAAATGATATCTTAGTGAGGGGCTATACAGCGCTGACCAATTTCTATATCTCGACCCAACCAGAAAAAGCTTTAGAATACGCACAAAAAGCATTTATGCTGGATCCAAGAAACTCATCACTTAGAAGCACAATTATAAGCCTTGGTGGTGAAGCGGCACTTGCGACAATTAAATCAGAAGACAGTCAGCTTATTGTTTTGGGAGAGGGCTACTTAAGAAATAAAAATTACTTGGCGGCACAGGCAGAATTTAAAACAGCTTTTGAAATAAATCCAAAAAACGCAATGGCGGCACTGAAGGCTGGAGAAAGCTTGTGGAATCTCAATCAAACTAAAGACGCGATTGATTGGAGTTTAAAAGCTTTGAGAGCCGATCCAAAATTGATGGAAGCATATGTTCAACTTTCTGATTATTATTCTCAGAAATACGATTTCAAAGCAGCGGCAGATTTCTTAGCCAAGGCAAGAAGTGAGAACAAACTGAACTATCAACTAATGAGAGCCTTTGCTCAACTCGAGCTAAGACGAAAAAGTGCAAAAACAGCAGAAAAATACGCAGGAGATGCATTAAAACTTTACGATGGTGATGTGGAATCATTAAATATTTTATCTGAATCTCTGATGATGCAAAATCAATATGAAAAAGCTTATCAGTATTCTGCTAAGGCCATTTCGCTGGAAGCAAACAATGCTAGAGCTCAAGAGGTCTACGCGGAAAGTCTTTTGGGTCTACGTGGAATCGGAGCCGCTCAACAGTATCTTGCGCAACTTGTGAATACTTACCCAGATAATTTAGATTACCGGACATCTTTGGGTTTAATTTTAATTAAAGATGAAAGATATTCCGAGGCCATTCCGGTTTTAAAACAAGTGATCGATAACAATCCAAGCCATATGAAGGCGCAAATGCTTTTGGGTGAAGCATACATAAGAGCTAATGATTTGAACGAAGCTTTGAAAACATATTTCAGAGCAGCTAGCTTGGACCCTTCTGGAGCTGAACCAATATTTCAAATTGGGCAAGTTTATTTAAAAAATCCTGCCACGGCTGCTAAAGCGATGAAGAGTTTCCAAAAAGTAATCGAAACAAATCCTCGTTATCCGAAAGCCTATTACTATGCGGGTCAAGCGGCTTTACAATTAAATCTTACAAAACAAGCTACAGATTACGCAGAAATGGAAAAGAAAATTAATCCTAAAATTGCTGATCCATATATCTTGCTTGCAGATATTTATTTTTCGCAAGAAAAGTATTCTCAATCCGCGAATGAATTAAGAAGAGCTGTTCAGCTCAGACCAGATGACTCTAACTTGTACATTCAATTAGCGAAGAGCCACAGATTATCCGGGCAACTGGACACGGCCGCCAGCATGTTGAGAGTTGCTGCCTCTAAAGAAAGCGGTAACCCAGATATATACAGAGAACAAGGCGCAGTTTTTGAAAAGCAAGGTCTGAGTGATCAGGCGCTTTCCGCATATTTAAGGTATTTAGAATTAAAGCCCAATGCAGATGACAGAGCAGAGGTGCAATCAAGAATCATGACATTGGGAGGAGGAAACTAA